The proteins below are encoded in one region of Pirellulales bacterium:
- a CDS encoding 30S ribosomal protein S1 → MVNRNLIRGLDISEDEWESELSVALAGTDPDSIDWGGGDVSLNQIVEARVIRIEGDNVLVDVGYKSEGTIPLSEWGEEDEPPVVGQQFRVLVEDVEDPHGGMPGDGGMIALSKRKAEKHDAWLKVMESVHEGDVVTGNVTRKIKGGLLVDIGVNVFLPASQVDIRRPHDIGDYIGRTIQCLVLKIDESRRNIVVSRRSLIETERAEKKSALLSNLEIGQLRKGTVKNIAEFGAFVDLGGIDGLLHITDMSWGRIGHPSEMVSIDQEIEVQILHIDREKEKIALGLKQRTPSPWENIEAKYPVGSIVHGTVVNVMSYGAFVKLEEGIEGLVHISEMSWTKRINHPSELVQIDDAIDVVVLGINKEKQEISLGMKQTQENPWDKVADRYPPGTMVKGVVRNLTNYGAFIEIEEGIDGLLHVSDMSWTRKISHPSELVEKGMEIECKVLSVDQGRRRIALGLKQLHEDPWATDIPSKYQPGQIVKGTVTKLTNFGVFVGLENGLEGLLHISELADHKVESPEEVVKVGEEIEVKILRVDSDERKIGLSRKRVEWAEEAEAQSQSEAPASSSGSSSSGPAIELKGGIGDSTGPLIKPRNTEPEAGQ, encoded by the coding sequence ATGGTAAATCGAAATCTTATTCGCGGTTTGGATATCAGCGAGGACGAGTGGGAATCGGAATTGTCAGTGGCGTTGGCCGGCACCGATCCCGATTCGATCGATTGGGGGGGTGGTGACGTTTCCCTGAATCAGATCGTCGAGGCGCGCGTCATTCGCATCGAAGGAGACAACGTCCTCGTCGACGTGGGTTACAAGAGCGAGGGTACCATTCCGCTCAGCGAGTGGGGCGAGGAAGACGAGCCCCCCGTCGTCGGCCAGCAGTTCCGCGTGCTGGTCGAGGATGTCGAAGATCCGCACGGCGGCATGCCCGGCGACGGCGGCATGATCGCGCTGTCGAAGCGCAAGGCCGAGAAGCACGACGCCTGGCTGAAGGTGATGGAGTCGGTACACGAGGGAGACGTGGTCACCGGCAACGTCACGCGCAAGATCAAGGGTGGTTTGCTGGTCGACATTGGCGTGAACGTCTTCCTGCCGGCGAGTCAGGTCGATATCCGCCGTCCGCACGATATTGGCGATTACATCGGCCGCACGATCCAGTGCCTGGTGCTGAAGATCGACGAGTCGCGCCGCAACATCGTGGTGAGCCGCCGTTCGCTGATCGAGACCGAACGTGCCGAGAAGAAGTCGGCCCTGCTGTCGAATCTCGAGATCGGCCAGTTGCGCAAGGGCACGGTGAAGAACATCGCCGAGTTCGGTGCGTTCGTCGACCTGGGGGGCATCGACGGTCTGCTGCACATCACCGACATGAGCTGGGGCCGCATCGGCCACCCGTCGGAAATGGTGTCGATCGATCAGGAGATCGAGGTGCAGATTCTGCACATCGACCGCGAGAAAGAAAAGATCGCCCTGGGTCTCAAGCAGCGCACGCCGAGCCCGTGGGAGAACATCGAGGCGAAGTACCCCGTCGGCAGCATCGTCCACGGCACGGTCGTGAACGTGATGAGCTACGGCGCCTTCGTCAAGCTCGAAGAGGGGATCGAGGGCCTGGTCCACATCAGCGAGATGTCGTGGACCAAGCGTATCAATCACCCGAGCGAGCTGGTGCAGATCGACGATGCGATCGACGTCGTCGTGCTCGGCATCAACAAGGAAAAGCAGGAGATCTCGCTGGGTATGAAGCAGACCCAGGAGAATCCCTGGGACAAGGTGGCCGACCGCTACCCCCCCGGCACGATGGTCAAGGGCGTGGTGCGCAACCTGACGAACTACGGCGCCTTCATCGAGATCGAAGAGGGGATCGACGGCCTGTTGCACGTGAGCGACATGTCGTGGACCCGCAAGATCAGCCATCCCAGCGAACTGGTCGAGAAGGGGATGGAGATCGAGTGCAAGGTGCTCTCGGTCGATCAGGGACGGCGCCGCATCGCGCTGGGCCTCAAGCAACTGCACGAGGATCCCTGGGCGACCGACATCCCTTCGAAGTATCAGCCGGGTCAGATCGTCAAGGGCACGGTCACCAAGCTGACGAACTTCGGCGTCTTCGTGGGACTCGAGAACGGCCTGGAAGGTCTGCTCCACATTTCGGAGCTGGCCGACCACAAGGTCGAGAGCCCCGAGGAGGTGGTCAAGGTGGGCGAGGAGATCGAGGTGAAGATCCTGCGCGTCGATTCCGACGAGCGGAAGATCGGCCTCTCGCGCAAACGCGTCGAATGGGCCGAAGAGGCCGAGGCGCAATCGCAATCCGAGGCGCCTGCCTCCTCGAGCGGCTCGTCCTCGTCCGGTCCGGCCATCGAGCTCAAGGGCGGCATCGGCGACAGTACGGGCCCGCTCATCAAGCCGCGCAATACCGAGCCGGAAGCGGGTCAGTAG
- the glmS gene encoding glutamine--fructose-6-phosphate transaminase (isomerizing) → MCGIVGYIGPREAAEFLVAGLRRLEYRGYDSAGIATMTADGALHVVKQAGRIEGLASLVAEETTPGQIGIGHTRWATHGPANDVNAHPHLGGAAGVVAICHNGVIENYAAIKQRLERAGCVFQSATDSEVIAHLIAQALEQTQAETDSQSRDPHAPLVAAVEAALAQLHGTYGLAILFRDHPDVIIAARLGSPLVVGVGPGAHMIASDASPLVGFADKIVYLADHQLAVITASSLTVSHRDHGQVEPRLHVLDLDPTDVELGAFPHYMLKEIFEQPETVRNTMRGRLSSDQATAVFGGLNLTPAQLRNVDRIVLTGCGTSWHAGLVGEYLIEEFARIPVEVEYGSELRYRNPPLDKNTLLFAITQSGETADTLAALREVKRKGHPTLAICNVVGSTIAQEADGGVYLHAGPEIGVASTKAFTSQCVALAMLALYFGRLRHLSYGAGRKIIDRLEELPDRIQQALETNDAVRDIAAKYHHASNFLYLGRQYNFPAALEGALKLKEISYIHAEGYPAAEMKHGPIALVDENTPSVFLIPHGLVYDKVMSNLEEIKARGGPIIAIVSEGDRRVAQLADEVIHVPPVEDFLQPIITSIPLQLLAYHIAVLRGCDVDKPRNLAKSVTVE, encoded by the coding sequence ATGTGCGGAATCGTTGGCTATATCGGACCTCGTGAGGCGGCGGAGTTTCTCGTCGCAGGGCTGCGCCGCCTCGAATATCGCGGCTACGACAGCGCCGGCATCGCCACCATGACTGCCGACGGGGCGCTCCACGTCGTGAAGCAAGCCGGACGCATCGAGGGGCTCGCCTCCCTCGTCGCCGAAGAGACCACGCCCGGTCAGATCGGCATCGGTCATACGCGCTGGGCCACGCACGGCCCCGCAAACGACGTCAACGCCCACCCGCACCTGGGGGGCGCGGCGGGGGTCGTCGCCATCTGCCACAACGGCGTCATCGAGAACTACGCCGCCATCAAGCAACGTCTCGAACGGGCCGGCTGCGTCTTCCAGTCGGCCACCGACAGCGAAGTCATCGCCCACCTGATCGCTCAAGCGCTCGAGCAGACGCAGGCCGAAACCGACTCCCAGTCGCGCGATCCCCACGCGCCGCTGGTCGCGGCCGTCGAGGCGGCCCTCGCGCAACTGCACGGCACCTACGGACTGGCGATTCTTTTCCGTGACCATCCCGACGTGATCATCGCGGCCCGGCTGGGCAGCCCCCTCGTCGTCGGCGTCGGCCCCGGCGCCCACATGATCGCCAGCGATGCCTCGCCGCTGGTCGGCTTTGCCGACAAGATCGTCTACCTGGCCGATCATCAACTGGCGGTGATTACCGCGAGCTCCCTTACCGTCTCGCATCGCGATCACGGCCAGGTCGAGCCGCGGCTGCACGTATTGGATCTCGACCCGACCGACGTCGAGCTCGGCGCCTTCCCGCACTACATGCTCAAGGAGATCTTCGAGCAGCCCGAGACCGTGCGTAACACGATGCGGGGCCGTCTTTCGTCCGATCAGGCGACGGCGGTCTTCGGCGGGTTGAATCTCACGCCGGCGCAGTTGCGCAACGTGGACCGCATCGTGCTCACCGGTTGCGGCACGAGCTGGCATGCCGGCCTGGTGGGCGAGTACCTGATCGAAGAGTTCGCCCGCATTCCGGTCGAGGTCGAATACGGCAGCGAGCTGCGCTACCGCAACCCTCCGCTGGACAAGAACACGCTCCTCTTCGCCATCACGCAAAGTGGCGAAACGGCCGATACGCTGGCCGCGCTGCGCGAGGTGAAGCGCAAAGGCCACCCGACGCTGGCCATCTGCAACGTCGTGGGCAGCACGATTGCCCAAGAGGCCGACGGCGGCGTCTACTTGCACGCCGGCCCGGAGATTGGCGTCGCCTCGACCAAGGCCTTCACGTCGCAGTGTGTCGCCCTGGCGATGCTGGCCCTCTACTTCGGCCGCCTGCGTCACCTGAGCTATGGCGCGGGACGCAAGATCATCGACCGTCTCGAGGAACTGCCCGACCGCATCCAGCAGGCGCTCGAGACGAACGACGCGGTGCGCGACATCGCCGCCAAGTACCACCACGCGTCGAACTTCTTGTACCTGGGCCGGCAGTACAACTTCCCGGCGGCGCTCGAGGGAGCGCTCAAGCTGAAGGAAATCAGCTACATCCACGCCGAGGGTTATCCCGCCGCCGAGATGAAGCACGGCCCCATCGCGCTGGTCGACGAAAACACCCCCAGCGTGTTCCTCATTCCGCACGGGCTGGTCTACGACAAGGTGATGTCGAACCTGGAAGAGATCAAAGCCCGTGGCGGCCCGATCATCGCCATCGTCAGCGAAGGGGACCGCCGCGTCGCGCAACTGGCGGACGAGGTGATTCATGTCCCCCCGGTCGAAGATTTCCTGCAGCCGATCATTACCTCGATCCCGCTGCAGTTGCTCGCCTATCACATTGCGGTACTGCGCGGCTGCGACGTCGACAAGCCACGCAATCTGGCCAAGAGCGTGACGGTCGAGTAG
- a CDS encoding DUF4339 domain-containing protein, whose protein sequence is MGIRLNCPNGHKLHLKSFLAGRRGICPHCGARFDIPGERLPELPPEARTVATSTPRPSRGTRHRPPAKHGSSAALAALDVEQLLGVSLDLPAAIAEAPGAEWHMKLPTGEQFGPADGPLMRQWLVEERVPAEAYVWREGWSEWQRAETVFDGRTAARAEAPAAVFPESFHERELTVTPATRAALGKSSVASKQNRLFILAMLVALLVIVPVLILIVTR, encoded by the coding sequence ATGGGCATTCGCCTCAACTGCCCGAATGGTCACAAGCTCCATTTGAAATCGTTCCTGGCGGGGCGACGCGGCATTTGTCCGCATTGCGGGGCGCGTTTCGATATTCCTGGCGAACGTCTGCCCGAGCTGCCGCCGGAAGCACGCACGGTGGCCACTAGCACGCCGCGTCCTTCGAGAGGAACGCGACATCGCCCTCCGGCGAAGCACGGCTCGTCGGCGGCGCTGGCCGCCCTGGATGTCGAACAACTGCTCGGCGTTTCGCTGGATCTGCCCGCCGCCATCGCCGAGGCGCCAGGGGCCGAGTGGCACATGAAGCTTCCGACCGGTGAGCAGTTCGGCCCGGCCGATGGACCCTTGATGCGCCAATGGTTGGTCGAAGAACGCGTGCCTGCCGAGGCATACGTCTGGCGCGAAGGGTGGAGCGAGTGGCAGCGGGCCGAAACGGTGTTCGACGGCCGCACCGCCGCGCGGGCGGAAGCTCCCGCGGCCGTCTTTCCCGAGTCGTTTCACGAACGCGAGTTGACGGTCACTCCCGCGACCCGGGCCGCCCTGGGCAAGAGCTCTGTCGCCAGCAAGCAGAATCGCTTGTTCATCCTCGCCATGCTCGTGGCGTTGCTGGTGATCGTGCCCGTGCTGATCCTGATCGTGACGCGCTGA
- a CDS encoding DUF1326 domain-containing protein, translating into MVRVAALCLCVLAMFAVLVSPAPAVELSGLSGDYLETRTCDIYTGPCFANAQVGLTGEDAIMAWSVDRGEIAGIDLAGLKVVAVVHAADTLGFGGGLEIRPDPIRSVILVDSQASSEQREALVDFVKTQAGRVLGEVVRIESVDIAMTADHNEMVGTLQAGKLAELTTRKMGQGDCVCTNETVFYPPLADVQNFEPAYTVSGGFAGRGLGTKWTNPRTRSSFLATFGY; encoded by the coding sequence ATGGTCCGCGTTGCCGCCCTGTGTCTCTGCGTGCTCGCCATGTTTGCCGTCCTCGTATCGCCGGCGCCGGCCGTCGAATTGTCGGGCCTGTCGGGCGACTACCTGGAAACCCGCACCTGCGACATCTACACGGGCCCCTGCTTTGCCAATGCCCAGGTCGGTCTGACCGGTGAAGACGCGATCATGGCCTGGAGCGTCGACCGCGGCGAAATCGCCGGCATCGATCTGGCCGGTCTCAAGGTGGTCGCCGTGGTTCATGCGGCCGATACGCTGGGCTTCGGCGGCGGACTCGAGATTCGCCCCGACCCGATTCGCTCGGTGATTCTCGTCGATAGCCAGGCCTCGTCCGAGCAGCGCGAAGCACTGGTCGACTTTGTAAAGACCCAGGCCGGCCGCGTGCTGGGCGAGGTGGTTCGCATCGAGTCGGTCGACATCGCCATGACCGCCGATCACAACGAGATGGTGGGTACCTTGCAGGCGGGCAAGCTCGCCGAGCTGACCACGCGCAAGATGGGACAGGGAGACTGCGTCTGCACGAACGAGACGGTCTTCTACCCGCCCCTCGCCGACGTGCAGAACTTCGAGCCCGCCTACACCGTGAGTGGTGGCTTTGCCGGCCGTGGCCTGGGGACCAAGTGGACCAACCCGCGGACTCGCAGCTCGTTTCTGGCCACGTTCGGCTACTAG
- a CDS encoding cytochrome c gives MPRPFLATIVVLGCLGLAVHTLVELAAAQAPLARRRHRPRAHFTAPPPRWDASVRDVFFPDASKELGPGTAPSLPLAGAMPTPSPPKVANSPPSPSPAATATQAEQWSKVISPETIEDEVKAISQTLGELTQTAGKFKSGGYQDARVQFTVLAALFGIIAEYDTDVRWKEVAPSMRDSMARAGRNSKAGSDTTFQEARVRSTELQDLVRGGTGIAGEGKPREDWATIADRRPIMTRLETGQRDRLVPWTGSQQDFERHAPELLHEAELLTALGRIIQSHEYEYGDDETYQEYARQLEAALSRLTEATRANDFAGAQEAAAAATKSCDQCHGDFRS, from the coding sequence ATGCCGCGACCTTTTCTCGCCACGATCGTTGTCTTGGGTTGCCTGGGCCTGGCGGTCCATACGCTGGTCGAGCTGGCCGCTGCGCAGGCGCCTTTGGCCCGCCGGCGCCACCGTCCGCGGGCCCACTTCACGGCGCCGCCACCCCGGTGGGATGCTAGCGTCCGCGACGTCTTTTTTCCCGACGCAAGCAAGGAATTGGGGCCTGGCACAGCTCCCTCGCTTCCGCTCGCGGGGGCGATGCCGACTCCGTCGCCTCCCAAGGTTGCGAACTCCCCGCCGAGTCCGTCGCCGGCGGCGACCGCGACACAGGCCGAGCAATGGTCGAAGGTGATCTCGCCCGAGACGATCGAGGACGAGGTCAAAGCGATCTCGCAGACACTCGGCGAGTTGACGCAGACGGCCGGCAAGTTCAAGTCGGGGGGCTATCAGGATGCCCGCGTGCAGTTCACCGTGCTAGCAGCGCTGTTCGGCATCATCGCCGAGTACGACACCGACGTGCGCTGGAAAGAGGTCGCCCCCTCGATGCGCGACTCGATGGCCCGGGCAGGCAGGAACTCGAAGGCCGGATCCGACACCACCTTTCAGGAGGCCCGGGTGCGCAGCACCGAGCTGCAAGATCTCGTGCGCGGCGGCACGGGGATCGCCGGAGAAGGCAAGCCGCGCGAGGATTGGGCCACGATCGCCGACCGCCGACCGATCATGACGCGTCTCGAAACCGGCCAGCGCGATCGGCTCGTCCCCTGGACCGGTTCGCAACAGGATTTCGAGCGGCACGCGCCAGAGCTTCTGCACGAGGCAGAATTGCTGACGGCGCTCGGTCGCATTATTCAGTCGCACGAGTACGAGTACGGCGACGACGAGACGTACCAGGAATACGCTCGCCAATTGGAGGCCGCCTTGTCGCGACTGACCGAGGCGACGCGGGCCAACGATTTCGCCGGAGCACAGGAGGCCGCGGCAGCCGCCACCAAGAGCTGCGATCAGTGTCACGGCGATTTCCGCAGCTAG
- a CDS encoding FAD:protein FMN transferase: MPHDEPRTGSRRDFLTGKGAVDALAELVDQGLADTSPASGLRGRAAPAEPYVIRYGRRAMACEFEVVVNAGEHEQATTAALVALDLVDQLEAQLTVYRDTSEISRLNREAALGWMAVEPRLFRLLQQAARLHEETAGAYDITSGPLSKVWGFYRREGAIPTDEALAQARESVGMRHVEFDEAQRTLRFTRAGVELNLGSIGKGYALDRAAASMFAAGVDHFLWHGGQSSVLARGTHAAQPVDRPGWIVGLLDPLHPARRIAEIVLHDRAIGTSGAGSQFFRHGGKRYGHILDPRTGWPAEGVLSATAVAPTAAEADSLATAFYVMGVEATRAYCESRPQIGAVLTYQPSPGAPLACESINLRDEEFRRLDEIV, from the coding sequence ATGCCGCACGACGAACCACGCACGGGCTCACGGCGCGACTTTCTCACCGGAAAGGGGGCCGTCGATGCGCTGGCGGAGCTGGTCGACCAGGGGCTCGCCGATACTTCACCGGCCAGCGGTTTGCGCGGACGCGCCGCACCGGCCGAGCCTTACGTCATTCGCTACGGCCGGCGCGCGATGGCCTGCGAGTTCGAAGTGGTCGTGAATGCCGGCGAGCACGAGCAGGCCACGACCGCCGCGCTGGTGGCGCTCGACCTGGTCGATCAACTGGAAGCACAACTGACCGTCTATCGCGATACGAGCGAGATCTCGCGCCTCAATCGCGAGGCCGCGCTGGGGTGGATGGCCGTCGAGCCGCGGCTGTTTCGATTGCTGCAGCAGGCCGCGCGGTTGCACGAGGAGACTGCCGGCGCCTACGACATCACCTCCGGACCCCTTTCCAAGGTTTGGGGCTTCTATCGTCGCGAAGGGGCCATTCCTACCGACGAGGCGCTCGCCCAAGCGAGGGAATCGGTCGGCATGCGGCACGTCGAGTTCGATGAAGCGCAGCGAACGCTCCGCTTTACCAGGGCCGGAGTCGAGTTGAACCTGGGAAGCATCGGCAAAGGCTACGCGCTCGATCGCGCGGCGGCCAGCATGTTTGCCGCTGGGGTGGACCATTTTCTCTGGCACGGGGGTCAGAGCAGCGTCCTGGCGCGCGGCACGCACGCGGCGCAACCCGTCGACCGGCCCGGCTGGATCGTCGGCCTGCTCGATCCCTTGCATCCCGCGCGGCGCATCGCTGAAATCGTGCTCCACGATCGAGCGATAGGCACCTCAGGGGCCGGCAGCCAGTTCTTTCGCCACGGGGGGAAACGTTACGGCCACATCCTCGATCCGCGCACCGGCTGGCCCGCCGAGGGAGTTCTGTCGGCGACCGCCGTGGCCCCGACAGCCGCCGAGGCCGATTCGCTCGCCACGGCCTTCTACGTCATGGGGGTCGAGGCCACGCGGGCCTATTGCGAATCCCGGCCGCAGATTGGGGCGGTACTCACCTACCAGCCATCGCCGGGGGCCCCGCTGGCATGCGAATCCATCAACCTGCGCGACGAAGAATTCCGGCGCCTGGACGAAATTGTCTAA
- a CDS encoding DedA family protein: MSVPGRILPPLAPSSPLMFDYLFGNISYFGIVAVLLLSGIGLPVPEELPVVIAGAASAYGQLNPWLAFLACLVGALAGDCLLYAIGYHFGHSALKDHRFFTRFLRPEREARVEQMILQHGLKVLILARFMVGIRSAAFLAAGILRLPFRRFIVVDAICATIVIGIFFSLSFHFAPRIHELLTWIRGFGLGFTGLVLLVVAIVGYVYYRRRKNRIARVLERRVSRNLARSGANGLVTPDGAKNEAPADTLDDEKSVA, from the coding sequence GTGTCCGTTCCAGGGCGCATCCTTCCGCCGCTCGCACCGTCATCTCCCCTGATGTTCGATTACCTCTTCGGCAACATTTCCTACTTCGGCATTGTGGCGGTCCTGCTGCTGAGCGGGATAGGCCTGCCCGTGCCCGAAGAACTGCCCGTCGTCATCGCCGGCGCCGCGAGCGCCTATGGCCAATTGAATCCTTGGCTGGCCTTTCTTGCCTGCCTGGTGGGGGCCTTGGCCGGCGATTGCCTGCTGTACGCCATCGGCTACCACTTTGGTCACAGCGCGCTCAAAGACCATCGCTTCTTCACACGGTTTCTCCGACCCGAGCGCGAAGCACGCGTCGAGCAGATGATTTTGCAGCACGGCCTCAAGGTGCTGATCCTGGCGCGTTTCATGGTCGGCATCCGCTCGGCCGCCTTTCTCGCCGCGGGCATTCTGCGCTTGCCGTTTCGCCGCTTCATCGTGGTCGATGCCATCTGCGCGACCATCGTCATCGGGATCTTCTTTAGCCTCAGCTTCCACTTCGCCCCGCGCATTCACGAGTTGCTCACCTGGATCCGTGGCTTCGGCCTTGGCTTTACGGGCCTCGTCTTGCTGGTGGTGGCGATCGTCGGTTACGTCTACTACCGTCGTCGGAAGAACCGCATCGCCCGGGTACTCGAACGCCGTGTCAGCCGGAACCTGGCCCGTAGCGGCGCGAACGGCCTGGTAACGCCAGACGGCGCCAAGAACGAGGCCCCCGCCGATACGCTCGACGACGAAAAGTCGGTCGCCTGA
- a CDS encoding VWA domain-containing protein has product MPELAPPSTQAASAPTVQPAAVEDLRAAGGRFSGLLSQLTTLSANRTLLWAVLISLGLHFVLLAAFGQIEFAAIPTVVLREIEALVDQPERFEPLDNFPEQLEIATPSEMISESVFASVGGASSSAMPSSVGGGGGGGSFSSSIVGPQIALSSALPTTGSGGPSLEIMAPEQIRGIELDKVLVSHGTVGGEVASVEGAVDRLTREIALNLEQSNVLVIWLMDASISLVDEREAVADRLKRVYREIDELGSLSAGALLSTVASFGQNSATLVPPTGDGDKIVDAIRSVPIDDSGQENVFSAVIASVDQYKALRSREKRKLMVVIWTDESGDDMARLEEAINICQRLTVPVFAVGPSAMFGREVGTQEYRDPEDGQVYQLPVDRGPDTARPELLKLPYWFNGPQHDNLRAGVGPYALTRLATETGGAYFISESKADGSRFRLADLRRYMPAYTSANEYTKGVKQSKVRQAVLSAVDITHQRDLKGTPTLSFAPTGDNFQQQLREAQESVAYDLLTIERALAPFGNKGMEQEYSQEVSPRWQAWYDLTLGRLLAMQVRCHEFNWACAVMKGKGSDFVDQKSNRWEFVPDEKINFGSVSERAAAEATRLLKRAVENNPGTPWALLAQRELEKPFGFRVEEGYVPPPPAMNTPNANNPPPPGIRVEQPRMIPRKTADQLPKL; this is encoded by the coding sequence ATGCCCGAGCTTGCGCCCCCATCGACCCAGGCAGCCTCTGCGCCCACGGTGCAGCCGGCGGCGGTCGAAGATCTGCGCGCAGCCGGCGGCCGCTTCTCCGGGCTGCTCTCGCAACTCACGACCCTTTCGGCGAATCGCACGTTGCTTTGGGCCGTGCTCATCAGCCTGGGACTCCATTTCGTGCTGCTGGCGGCCTTCGGCCAGATCGAGTTCGCGGCCATTCCCACGGTCGTCCTGCGCGAGATCGAGGCCCTCGTCGATCAGCCCGAGCGATTTGAGCCGCTCGACAACTTTCCCGAACAACTCGAGATCGCCACCCCCAGCGAGATGATTAGCGAATCGGTTTTCGCCTCGGTCGGGGGCGCGTCGAGCAGCGCCATGCCCAGCTCAGTCGGGGGAGGCGGAGGTGGCGGCAGCTTCAGCAGCTCGATCGTCGGCCCCCAGATTGCGCTCTCGAGCGCCCTGCCCACCACCGGCTCGGGCGGACCTTCGCTCGAGATCATGGCCCCCGAGCAGATCCGCGGCATCGAGCTCGACAAGGTGCTCGTCAGCCACGGCACCGTCGGCGGAGAAGTCGCGTCCGTCGAAGGGGCCGTCGATCGCCTCACGCGCGAGATCGCGCTGAATCTCGAACAGAGCAACGTGCTCGTCATCTGGCTGATGGATGCCTCGATCAGTCTCGTCGACGAGCGCGAGGCGGTCGCCGACCGCTTGAAGCGCGTCTATCGCGAAATCGACGAGCTGGGTTCTCTCTCCGCGGGCGCGCTGTTGAGCACCGTCGCCTCGTTCGGCCAGAACTCGGCCACGCTCGTGCCACCCACGGGCGATGGCGACAAGATCGTCGACGCGATCCGTTCGGTGCCGATCGATGACTCGGGGCAAGAGAACGTCTTCTCGGCCGTCATCGCGTCGGTCGATCAGTACAAGGCCCTCCGCTCGCGTGAAAAACGCAAGCTGATGGTCGTCATCTGGACCGACGAGTCGGGGGACGACATGGCCCGGCTCGAAGAGGCGATCAATATCTGCCAGCGGCTGACGGTACCGGTCTTTGCCGTCGGTCCCTCGGCCATGTTCGGCCGCGAGGTCGGCACGCAGGAATACCGCGATCCCGAGGATGGCCAGGTCTATCAGCTACCGGTCGACCGCGGTCCCGACACGGCCCGGCCCGAGCTGTTGAAATTGCCCTACTGGTTCAATGGTCCGCAGCACGACAACCTGCGGGCCGGCGTGGGCCCCTACGCCCTGACGCGCCTCGCCACGGAAACCGGCGGCGCCTACTTCATCAGCGAAAGCAAGGCGGACGGTTCCCGCTTCCGACTGGCCGATCTGCGCCGCTATATGCCGGCCTACACCTCGGCCAACGAGTACACCAAAGGGGTCAAGCAGAGCAAAGTTCGCCAGGCGGTCCTCTCGGCGGTCGACATCACCCATCAGCGAGATCTGAAGGGAACGCCCACTCTGTCGTTTGCCCCCACGGGCGACAACTTTCAGCAGCAGCTTCGCGAAGCGCAAGAATCGGTCGCCTACGACCTGTTGACGATCGAACGGGCGCTCGCCCCCTTTGGCAACAAGGGGATGGAGCAGGAGTATTCGCAAGAGGTCTCTCCCCGCTGGCAGGCCTGGTACGACCTGACGCTGGGCCGCCTGCTGGCGATGCAGGTTCGTTGCCACGAATTCAACTGGGCCTGCGCCGTCATGAAGGGAAAAGGCTCCGACTTCGTCGATCAGAAGTCGAATCGCTGGGAGTTCGTCCCCGACGAGAAGATCAACTTCGGCAGTGTCTCGGAGCGCGCCGCCGCCGAGGCCACGCGTCTGCTCAAGCGTGCGGTGGAAAACAACCCCGGCACCCCCTGGGCTTTATTGGCCCAGCGCGAGTTGGAAAAACCGTTCGGCTTCCGCGTGGAAGAGGGCTACGTGCCACCTCCCCCCGCAATGAATACGCCCAACGCGAACAATCCACCCCCGCCGGGCATCCGCGTCGAGCAGCCCCGCATGATCCCGCGCAAGACGGCCGACCAGTTGCCCAAGCTCTAA